Part of the Amblyomma americanum isolate KBUSLIRL-KWMA chromosome 7, ASM5285725v1, whole genome shotgun sequence genome, ACTGTGAAAAATATAAAACATTCAATGATGGAGTCATCTATTGCGGGACTCGCCTGTATGTCCGTGCATAGGATATGTTGGTGCCGCGAGAAGCTTACAAGACCCTCCGCTTTTCTATGAGACTTTTTTGCGCACTAAATGCCGGCTCTTGGCATCTCCTGGCGCTGCTTTAACAAATTTTGCCAAAAAAACCATGAATTAGGCAGCGAAAGCTCCCCTATCACAAGAaagtgacggccgtgttcatgctTACAAGTGCAGCATGCGGGTATTTACGTGAATTAAGTCATGAAGTGGAAGTCTTTCCAGCATGCAATGAGCGGCCACcaccagtcttcgaaatgaatcaaacGCAATTCTCGGCGAGTACTGTTAAcataagttgcgcttgtcgaagtaccTAATTTTGCGCATTTAAAGTGTGCCCCAGAATCTTACGAGAAATGTGTAGAGTGGTCACAGCAGACGACCGTTGAGTTCTCGGTTCACAAAAAAAGGGTCTTCTTCCCATCCTCCGCATTTCAATGCACAGGCAGCACAGGTTCCCGCTTAACAAAATCCAGTTTGATTGCTGCGTAAATAGCTCCCAGTGAGGGGGCAAGCGCACTTTAgacctagcaggcaccagacactgtgctcagctcacttcgaggCAAGCGTATTCGGATACTTCGCATCTCAGatgaactgcgtgcgtagctgcAGTACGCAgccacaaagcgcacaaaacatcagcAAGGCCAACAGTGGTGAAAAGTTAACAAACAAAATCCAATCCATATCAGAGTCAACAAGCCACTACGTGTCAATCCGGTTTGCTGTCTTCCCAACATGCCTCgagcgtccatggtggatgaagtgaaaagccgccagGTTTCCCTCTAGTGCACAGCAAGAAACTCTATGGAATAATAACATAAACATGGCCCGCCATAATGACAGGACTCAGTATTTTTCTTCGACGTTAGCCACGTCGTGATCAGAGTGTACAGCAACTACTAGGCGCCGAATAGATTTCGCAAACACCACCTGTAAGGGGCGTTGTTTAAGATTTAATATTTAATTAATCCTAGGCTTTCATTCGAACAATTAAGGTCTGGTGACAtatcgtctggtcgggtagtaaaaAAGAACTAACGTTTACTTAGCGTTCCCatattctcttctttttcttgcgATAGTATTTGTAACTCTGTGGTAGTATTCCTAACGAAGCGAACgttattggtgtttttttttccccttttttcagCTCAGGTCACCTGCGACGTTCGCTGCTTCGGCCGAACAGGAAGCACGCAAAAGGAAGGTGGTCATGGTCGTGGCTGCAGCTGTAATCGCCGTTGGTACCATCGCATTCTTTGCTTTCGTGGCAGAAGTTCATTTGAGCATAAAGCATAAGAAATACTGCGACTCGCAGGACTGCTTGTCCCACGTCGACATGCTCACTGCCAACCTGGACGGGAACATCGACCCGTGCGAAAATTTCTCTGCATACGTTTGCTCGGCGTGGACGCCGACGGCCGAGTACAGAGAGCACGTGAAAACTCCCATAGACGGCATGCTGTACGCTCGATTCGTCGGCTTCAGCAAGATGCTCGCCGAAGGAACGAAGAAGCTTCCAGTAGGCGACAAAGCGCTTGCCATGTACGAGTCCTGCATGAGCTCCGACACCACGAAAGTGACCAACCTGGACAACTTTCGACATCTCATGAAGGCAATCGGGCTGAGCTGGCCGGAACAGCCCGCAGCCAACGTCAGCGCCCTGGGAATATTGCTCGCGATGGCGTACAAGTGGCAGATGCCATTGTGGATGTCCGTCGCAGTGCCAGTCACGAGAGACACAGAGAAGTGGCGCCTGCAGATCAAACCGGGGCATTACATAAACATTCTGCGAAACCAGTACGAAAACGTCAGGAGCGGTGGCGGATACACGGCGTACTGGCAGGGGTACTACAATGCATTCCGCTCCAACTCCACACAGCGCCTAGACGAACCCTCGATCGAAGCCGTTGCCGACACGGAAGGTGCTATACTGGGAAACCTCAAAAGCTCTTTCGCTTCCCTAAAAAAAATTCCCGCCGTGATGCCATTCTCCTCTATCGGCAACTACACCGCTCCTCTCTCTGCTAACGCGTGGCTGGAACATTTGAACCTGCACCTGGAATTAACACCGCCAGTGCTTCCGGACCACCAAGTCATCACGAGCGATACTGGATTCCTCACTACAATAGGAGCATTGTTTGCGAACTACACCAACCAAACCATTCTCAGCCATTTGTCTTGGTCTTTCGTCCAGCTGTACGCGCCCATATCGAGCCCCAACCTTCAAGTGGTGCGCTTTGGTGATCCCTGGAAAGCGCAGCTGTACAGGCCCGTCTTCTGTGCCCTCCACGTCGAAGAGACGTTCAAGCTGCTCGTCTTTGCAGTCGAGTATGTGTCACGTCTAACTCGAAAAGACCAAGTCATCGTGAACATGGGCTACAGCAGCCTCATTTCGACACTGCTGGGTATGCTCAACAGCTCCGCGTGGCTAGACAGTGAGAGCCAGAAGCTCGTCGGAAGCAAGGTAGCTGCCGTGCAAGCCATTCTGTGGCCTTCGCCAAACGCGATAGTTAGTGAAACTCTAGAGGAGCGGTACAGTGACTACCCAACCAAGGAAGAAACGTTCGGGGACTA contains:
- the LOC144097774 gene encoding endothelin-converting enzyme 1-like, with protein sequence MLTANLDGNIDPCENFSAYVCSAWTPTAEYREHVKTPIDGMLYARFVGFSKMLAEGTKKLPVGDKALAMYESCMSSDTTKVTNLDNFRHLMKAIGLSWPEQPAANVSALGILLAMAYKWQMPLWMSVAVPVTRDTEKWRLQIKPGHYINILRNQYENVRSGGGYTAYWQGYYNAFRSNSTQRLDEPSIEAVADTEGAILGNLKSSFASLKKIPAVMPFSSIGNYTAPLSANAWLEHLNLHLELTPPVLPDHQVITSDTGFLTTIGALFANYTNQTILSHLSWSFVQLYAPISSPNLQVVRFGDPWKAQLYRPVFCALHVEETFKLLVFAVEYVSRLTRKDQVIVNMGYSSLISTLLGMLNSSAWLDSESQKLVGSKVAAVQAILWPSPNAIVSETLEERYSDYPTKEETFGDYWISARFAISKHNRTDWFEAAQSLPMNVPPAEFEYDYVLNNIEIPIGIVNSPLYYRSGTRAMFYGGLGFQMALESLNALDKEGIRWNSDGEPVASILSEGSTKTFESKDNCLKGEGIESIFPEIPAVEVAYSAMIRAIQSDQTALPAEGLDLKS